In Torulaspora delbrueckii CBS 1146 chromosome 1, complete genome, one genomic interval encodes:
- the CTR9 gene encoding Ctr9p (similar to Saccharomyces cerevisiae CTR9 (YOL145C); ancestral locus Anc_3.5) has protein sequence MTDAVKSGAYPSMEWPSSLDIPLKASEEVVSIDLETDLPDDPADLKTLLVEEGSDKEHWLTIAIAYCNHGKTAEGIRLIEMALESFGTTENAALHTFLTWGHLKMAKEHPYDAEVKERELVEAEVHLKSAIGFDPTWVGNMLATIDLYYQRGHYDRALETCELFVKSIYAEDSRNGKTSKQNAFFLFLRAKLLYQKKNYAASLRSFQELLVINPVIQPDPRIGIGLCFWQLKDYKIAIASWKRAHELNPNNQSAAILVLLGDFHESLVTSENDTVFQETYSKVLQNLNGLFSEDRENPVLLTLLEVYFYLKGDYNKVIDIYESKIKGISTTVTSTVLSESLFWCGRAYYALEDYRKAFTMFQQSLKQNEDNMLAKFGVGQTQVKNKLVEESILTFENLYKNLENIQELNYILGLLYAAKCFDKQSTKVLSRNEALALNEKAVQFLEKYVKLTSSKKNQVVVPRAYLTLSELYEDQNNYKQSLEYLSKAYEQFKALGSKNIPLELLNNLGCFHFINGDLTKAHEFFEDAKARVEQSSGLTIEYNVARTLESVDKSESENIYSGILSSHPGYIDARMRSLLLRFVQDEADISAIENAVTKFYKENDSNLEVRSFYSWFLKKGKKEKRNDSLETAHNKETLTKYDSHDLYALISLGNLYSVIGRGERKSSKPKEQENAKQSFLKAVQLFQKVLQIDPYNVFAAQGIAIVFAENKRMGPALEIFRKLRDSLDNEDVYCNIAHCLLEMHENAKAVETYEYTLKRFSNAQNRSRLLNLLGKAWYSRGVREKSYEFFQKALKNAEMALKCEEDNKSSERTIASFQYNVALLHFQIAETLRRATFKQRKVVYITDAISGLQSGLDILKELQKSKNFNIIPEEELEQRIQLGETTMKSALERIAKEQEEFELEQSNKLDEARKILEENEIERQEKQKKEEEIRQMKLEKQKEEYRKLQDEAQRLIQERESMITAEDEKDELSENEAENGEDGKKTKKKRKAKKPAGEKKRRRKDEPAEPPKKEEEDDEEDANVQSGRRNKKNALSNEFIDDSDEEEAVPSGEDENDLF, from the coding sequence ATGACGGACGCAGTGAAATCTGGCGCCTATCCCTCGATGGAATGGCCTTCCTCACTCGACATCCCTTTAAAAGCGTCCGAAGAAGTGGTTAGCATCGATCTTGAGACAGACTTACCAGACGATCCTGcagatttgaagactttgcTGGTAGAAGAAGGGTCTGATAAGGAACACTGGTTGACAATTGCTATTGCTTATTGTAATCATGGTAAAACAGCCGAAGGTATTAGACTTATTGAGATGGCTTTGGAATCCTTTGGGACTACTGAAAACGCTGCTTTACATACCTTTTTGACTTGGGGTCATCTCAAGATGGCCAAAGAACATCCATATGATGCTGAAGTGAAAGAACGCGAGCTTGTAGAAGCAGAAGTACACCTGAAAAGTGCCATTGGGTTCGATCCGACTTGGGTTGGGAATATGTTGGCCACAATCGATTTATATTACCAAAGAGGCCATTATGATAGAGCTCTTGAAACCTGCGAACTGTTTGTTAAGAGCATATACGCAGAAGATAGCCGAAACGGTAAGACATCGAAACAAAACgcattcttcttgtttttGAGAGCTAAGTTATTGtatcagaagaaaaattatGCTGCAAGCTTAAGATCATTCCAAGAACTGCTGGTAATAAATCCAGTGATTCAACCAGATCCTCGTATTGGGATCGGCCTTTGTTTTTGGCAATTAAAGGATTATAAGATTGCAATTGCCTCCTGGAAAAGAGCCCATGAATTGAATCCTAACAATCAAAGCGCGGCGATTTTAGTGCTACTAGGTGATTTCCATGAATCTTTGGTTACTTCTGAAAATGACACAgttttccaagaaacttATTCGAAAGTTTTACAAAACCTTAACGGGCTTTTCAGCGAAGATAGAGAGAATCCAGTCCTTTTGACGCTGCTAGAAGTTTACTTTTATCTCAAAGGTGATTACAATAAGGTGATTGACATTTATGAGTCAAAGATAAAGGGAATTTCCACCACGGTTACAAGCACGGTTTTATCTGAATCTTTGTTCTGGTGTGGAAGAGCTTATTATGCTCTTGAAGACTATCGTAAAGCTTTCACAATGTTCCAGCAAAGTCTTAAGCAAAACGAAGATAACATGCTGGCAAAATTCGGTGTCGGTCAAACTCAAGTCAAAAATAAACTAGTTGAAGAGAGTATTCTCACTTTCGAAAATTTGTACAAAAACCTCGAGAATATTCAAGAGCTAAATTATATCCTTGGTTTGTTATACGCTGCCAAATGCTTTGACAAGCAAAGTACTAAGGTCTTGTCCAGAAATGAGGCATTGGCCCTTAATGAAAAGGCAGTTCAATTTCTGGAGAAATATGTCAAATTGACATCATCTAAAAAAAATCAGGTCGTTGTCCCTAGGGCTTACTTGACCCTCTCGGAGTTGTATGAGGATCAGAATAATTACAAACAATCATTGGAGTACTTATCAAAAGCTTACGAACAGTTTAAAGCTCTAGGATCAAAGAACATTCCTCTTGAGCTGCTAAATAACTTGGGTTGTTTCCATTTCATTAACGGAGACTTAACCAAAGCCCATGAGTTCTTCGAAGACGCCAAGGCAAGAGTCGAGCAAAGTTCTGGGCTCACAATAGAGTATAATGTCGCTAGGACTCTTGAGTCTGTTGACAAATCTGAGTCCGAGAATATTTACAGCGGGATACTCTCGAGTCATCCAGGCTATATCGACGCCAGAATGAGAAGTCTCTTACTGCGGTTTGTGCAAGATGAGGCGGATATATCCGCCATCGAAAATGCTGTCACCAAGTTTTATAAAGAAAACGATTCTAATCTCGAGGTACGTTCATTTTACAGTTGGTTTCTGAAAAAAggcaagaaagaaaagagGAACGACAGTCTGGAAACCGCACACAACAAGGAAACTTTGACCAAGTACGACTCGCACGATTTATATGCGCTTATCTCCCTGGGGAATCTTTACTCTGTTATAGGCAGAGGCGAGAgaaaatcatcaaaaccaAAGGAGCAGGAAAATGCCAAGCAGTCGTTTTTGAAAGCTGTGCAgttatttcaaaaagtctTGCAGATAGATCCTTATAACGTTTTCGCAGCACAAGGGATTGCTATCGTTTTTGCTGAGAATAAACGTATGGGACCAGCTTTAGAGATCTTCAGGAAACTTCGCGACTCTCTTGATAATGAGGATGTTTACTGTAATATAGCTCACTGCCTGTTGGAGATGCATGAGAACGCTAAAGCAGTTGAGACCTACGAATACACCTTGAAGAGATTCAGCAACGCGCAAAATAGGTCGAGACTATTGAACCTACTCGGCAAGGCCTGGTATTCGAGAGGAGTGCGGGAAAAGTCATATGAGTTTTTCCAAAAAGCTTTAAAAAATGCAGAGATGGCATTGAAATGCGAAGAGGATAATAAATCCTCCGAAAGAACCATTGCAAGCTTTCAATATAATGTCGCATTGCTACATTTCCAAATTGCTGAGACCTTGAGAAGAGCCACATTCAAGCAACGTAAAGTGGTATATATCACGGATGCGATTAGCGGTTTACAAAGTGGATTGGACATCCTaaaagaattgcaaaaatcaaagaatttcaacattATACCTGAGGAAGAGTTAGAGCAACGTATCCAACTGGGTGAGACTACAATGAAGAGTGCTTTGGAACGTATTGCTaaagagcaagaagagtttgagtTGGAGCAAAGTAACAAGTTGGATGAAGCACGTAAGATTCTAGAAGAGAACGAGATCGAGAGGCAGGAAAAGCAaaagaaagaggaagagattcGCCAGATGAAACTGGAGAAACAAAAGGAAGAGTACAGAAAATTACAGGATGAAGCTCAAAGACTGATACAGGAGCGTGAGAGTATGATCACTGCGGAGGACGAGAAGGATGAACTAAGCGAGAATGAAGCCGAGAATGGTGAAGATGGtaagaagacaaagaagaagagaaaggcAAAGAAACCGGCaggtgaaaagaagagaagacGTAAGGACGAGCCTGCGGAACCGCcgaagaaggaagaagaggacgacgaagaagatgccAATGTGCAATCTGGTCGcagaaacaagaaaaaCGCCCTATCGAACGAATTCATCGACGATAGcgacgaggaagaagccGTGCCAAGCGGCGAAGATGAAAACGACTTATTTTGA
- the PSF3 gene encoding DNA replication protein PSF3 (similar to Saccharomyces cerevisiae PSF3 (YOL146W); ancestral locus Anc_3.4) has translation MGYYDIDDVLADSVEFPCKFQYFLPGLGYLEGNPGKPIEKNCRLDLPLWLARILAIVGGDEEGQEDEEALPFVELLRPEMFSPKVVNAIKAGASDLDLHTINAHFYSLAVKWITLFGDEELAGVVSEMVLERSLEMNGHASSVAVQAAGVEAQSSLIGSPFLITMDESEKQLYRLAHDSYKRTKKWIIQT, from the coding sequence ATGGGCTACTACGACATTGATGATGTGCTAGCTGATAGTGTGGAGTTTCCGTGCAAATTTCAGTATTTTTTGCCCGGTTTGGGCTACTTGGAGGGGAATCCTGGGAAACCGATCGAGAAGAACTGCAGACTGGATCTGCCGTTATGGTTGGCTAGGATCTTGGCTATTGTTGGTGGCGATGAGGAAGGacaagaagacgaagaggCGTTGCCATTTGTAGAGCTTTTGAGACCCGAGATGTTCTCACCAAAAGTGGTGAACGCGATTAAAGCTGGAGCAAGTGACTTGGATTTGCATACTATAAACGCACACTTTTATTCGCTGGCGGTGAAGTGGATCACGTTGTTTGGAGATGAGGAATTGGCTGGTGTGGTAAGCGAGATGGTCTTGGAAAGGTCATTGGAAATGAATGGGCACGCGAGTAGTGTAGCTGTACAGGCAGCGGGTGTAGAGGCACAATCTTCCCTGATAGGTTCTCCTTTCTTGATTACGATGGATGAGTCTGAGAAGCAACTTTATAGGCTTGCTCATGACTCTTATAAACGCACGAAGAAATGGATCATCCAGACGTAG
- the SPT20 gene encoding Spt20p (similar to Saccharomyces cerevisiae SPT20 (YOL148C); ancestral locus Anc_3.2) → MSSSLYGNGDANNSFGIPVNAGNVGSPGAPVNAQQLQQQRNSKQRMLLQQRALQQQKHQQAMQNYESQFYQLLMTLNKKPKRIYNFVEDTDQTLKKYEQYRPSFEFHIYENNYKISAPANTRLQQQQKAPELTSDGLILNKNNAVLKNFLEYVARGKIPESITEVLRDCNIQFYEGNLILQVYDHTNTVDVVSNDQNVQSPQPRNGSLPTKQQDSDVNTVESQSSSDTTDPKKIRSTTFKRPRVYRTLLKPNDLTHYYDMMSYADHTRFSDSIYQQLESEILSLTKRNLMLDVPLNPYEHRNILEPESFASPHYDNKSNSFVHKHRKECKEPGTKGAVGHIEEHEELPQNSSNYEQMMLIMSERTTTSTNATFAASLTKNAMQAEASQSKLNIGRNSSPTSVSGKSGSRNPSTSRNQVAIAAAAAAAAAGLTVGNENNQFSRLKFIEQWRLNKEKRKQQALNNNIAPNSFNNVISMAAPLTPQQQLLQQQQAMERADQRQGYQADQGVGQQAQGAKKRMNSEKPKPKRPRKTKKADGPEAPPKKKRVTKKKTTDSSPADANESF, encoded by the coding sequence ATGAGCAGTTCTCTTTATGGCAATGGTGATGCCAATAACTCGTTTGGGATTCCAGTGAACGCGGGCAACGTAGGCTCACCAGGAGCACCAGTTAATGCACAACAATTGCAGCAGCAGCGAAATTCCAAACAACGTATGCTTCTCCAGCAGAGGGCTTTGCAACAGCAGAAACATCAGCAGGCTATGCAGAACTATGAATCTCAGTTCTACCAATTGTTAATGactttgaacaaaaaaCCAAAGCGAATTTATAATTTCGTTGAAGATACCGATcagactttgaagaaatacGAGCAGTATAGACCCAGTTTTGAGTTTCATATTTATGAGAATAATTATAAGATCAGTGCTCCCGCAAATACGCGactgcaacagcagcaaaAGGCGCCCGAATTGACTAGTGATGGATTGATCCTTAACAAAAACAATGCCGTGCTAAAGAATTTCTTAGAGTATGTTGCCAGGGGAAAGATCCCAGAGTCTATTACTGAGGTACTCCGAGATTGTAATATCCAATTTTATGAAGGAAACCttattcttcaagtttatGATCATACAAACACCGTTGATGTAGTGTCGAATGATCAAAATGTACAATCGCCACAGCCTAGAAATGGCTCTTTGCCAACAAAACAGCAGGATTCTGATGTCAATACTGTAGAATCACAATCATCATCTGATACCACAGACCCGAAGAAAATTAGGTCAACGACTTTCAAGAGGCCCAGGGTATATCGTACTCTTCTCAAGCCAAATGACTTGACCCACTATTACGATATGATGTCGTACGCGGATCATACTAGATTCTCCGATAGCATATACCAACAATTGGAATCCGAAATCTTATCGCTCACAAAGCGCAATCTAATGCTTGATGTACCTCTGAATCCGTATGAACATAGAAATATACTAGAACCAGAATCGTTTGCCAGTCCTCATTATGACAACAAATCTAACTCCTTTGTACATAAGCATCGAAAGGAGTGCAAGGAACCTGGTACAAAAGGAGCTGTCGGTCACATTGAAGAGCATGAAGAATTACCGCAGAATAGTTCTAATTACGAGCAAATGATGCTGATTATGAGCGAGCGTACCACGACCTCTACTAATGCGACTTTCGCAGCCTCACTAACTAAGAACGCCATGCAGGCAGAAGCTTCACAGTCAAAATTGAATATTGGACGTAATTCTTCCCCCACTTCAGTAAGTGGTAAATCCGGAAGTCGTAACCCATCGACAAGTCGAAATCAAGTGGCAATCGCTGCTGCAGCTGCTGCGGCTGCTGCAGGGTTAACGGTAGGGAATGAAAATAACCAGTTCAGTAGACTAAAAttcattgaacaatggagactcaacaaagaaaaacgAAAACAGCAAGCACTGAATAATAATATTGCCCCCAATTCATTCAATAATGTGATATCAATGGCCGCACCTTTAACACCACAACAGCAATTActgcagcagcagcaagCGATGGAACGCGCTGATCAACGACAAGGCTACCAAGCGGACCAGGGAGTTGGCCAACAAGCACAAGGTGCTAAGAAGCGCATGAATAGTGAAAAGCCAAAACCAAAGAGACCTCGCAAGACTAAAAAAGCTGATGGTCCTGAAGCACCTCCCAAGAAAAAACGAGTCactaagaagaaaaccaCAGATTCATCCCCTGCTGATGCTAATG
- the RPD3 gene encoding histone deacetylase RPD3 (similar to Saccharomyces cerevisiae RPD3 (YNL330C); ancestral locus Anc_3.8): MVYEAKPFDPITVKPNEKRRVAYFYDADVGNFSYGQYHPMKPHRIRMAHSLIMNYGLYKKMEIYRAKPATKQEMCQFHTDEYIDFLSRVTPDNLELFKKESVKFNVGDDCPVFDGLYEYCSISGGGSMEGAARLNRGKCDVAINYAGGLHHAKKAEASGFCYLNDIVLGIIELLRYHPRVLYIDIDVHHGDGVEEAFYTTDRVMTCSFHKYGEFFPGTGELRDIGVGSGKYYAVNVPLRDGIDDATFRNVFEPVVGKIMEWYQPAAVVLQCGGDSLSGDRLGCFNLSMRGHANCVNYVKSFGIPMMVVGGGGYTMRNVARTWCFETGLLNNVILDSELPYNDYYEYYGPDYKLDVRPSNMYNVNTPEYLDKIVRSIFENLENTKYAPSVQLNNVPKDPEDLGDVAEDTAQAKDTKGGSQYARDQQIEQDNEFY; the protein is encoded by the coding sequence ATGGTGTACGAGGCGAAGCCGTTTGATCCAATAACTGTCAAACCTAATGAGAAGAGAAGGGTGGCCTACTTTTATGATGCAGACGTTGGTAACTTCTCCTATGGTCAGTATCATCCGATGAAACCTCATCGAATAAGAATGGCCCACTCGCTGATAATGAATTATGGGCTatacaagaagatggaaATTTATAGGGCGAAACCAGCCACTAAGCAGGAGATGTGCCAATTTCACACCGACGAGTATATCGACTTCTTATCGAGAGTCACTCCCGACAATCTGGAATTGTTTAAGAAAGAGAGTGTTAAATTCAATGTTGGTGATGATTGCCCTGTGTTCGATGGGTTGTACGAGTATTGTAGTATATCAGGAGGTGGATCCATGGAGGGAGCAGCCAGGCTCAATAGAGGAAAATGTGACGTTGCAATCAACTATGCGGGAGGACTGCATCATGCCAAGAAGGCAGAAGCTTCAGGTTTCTGTTACTTGAACGATATAGTACTTGGTATTATCGAATTACTGAGGTACCACCCAAGAGTTCTATACATCGACATCGACGTGCATCATGGtgatggtgttgaagaagcattCTATACTACCGATAGGGTAATGACTTGCTCTTTTCACAAGTATGGTGAATTTTTTCCTGGCACTGGTGAGTTAAGAGACATTGGTGTTGGGAGTGGTAAATACTACGCGGTCAATGTTCCGTTAAGAGACGGTATCGACGATGCAACTTTTAGAAACGTCTTCGAGCCCGTTGTGGGCAAAATTATGGAGTGGTATCAACCAGCTGCAGTGGTTCTTCAGTGTGGCGGTGACTCTCTTTCCGGAGATAGGCTAGGTtgtttcaatttatcaatgcGTGGTCATGCCAATTGTGTGAATTACGtgaaatcttttggtatTCCAATGATGGTtgttggtggtggtggttACACGATGCGTAATGTTGCCAGAACGTGGTGTTTCGAGACAGGTCTACTAAATAACGTGATCCTAGACTCCGAGCTACCTTACAACGACTATTACGAATACTACGGACCAGATTACAAGCTCGATGTCAGACCCTCTAACATGTACAATGTGAACACCCCAGAGTATTTGGATAAGATCGTCCGctcaatttttgagaatTTGGAGAATACAAAATATGCTCCAAGTGTTCAGCTAAACAACGTCCCTAAGGACCCAGAAGACCTGGGAGATGTAGCAGAAGATACCGCACAGGCGAAGGACACCAAAGGTGGGTCGCAATATGCAAGAGATCAACAAATCGAACAGGACAATGAATTCTATTga
- the PEX11 gene encoding Pex11p (similar to Saccharomyces cerevisiae PEX11 (YOL147C); ancestral locus Anc_3.3) — MVCDTVVYHPSVSRLIRFLDSTAGREKVLRLLQYLSRFLAFQQSSVLAKYLQGQFTVVRKILRFLKPLNHLQAASKFYDNKLSGDALVRLCNVIKNLAYAGYLTFDQVNLLRMLRVVPVTDFTGKKAPLWSNWCWFFGLLSGLVMDLRKIQLSQTKIVALVSEEGKGEKFEQDKLLAKSYEERSTATRRLLWDSIDSFIVLNNLNFLHNQEGYIALAGVATSLLGLQDLWKAA; from the coding sequence ATGGTGTGTGATACGGTTGTTTATCACCCGTCGGTGTCGAGACTGATCAGGTTTTTGGATTCTACTGCTGGTCGGGAGAAAGTCTTACGTTTGTTGCAGTACCTTTCACGGTTTCTAGCGTTTCAGCAGTCTTCTGTGCTGGCCAAGTATTTACAGGGTCAATTTACAGTAGTGAGAAAGATCTTGCGGTTCTTAAAACCGCTAAATCATTTACAAGCTGCTTCGAAATTTTACGATAATAAATTGTCCGGGGATGCTCTCGTCAGGTTGTGCAATgtcatcaagaatttaGCTTATGCAGGTTATTTGACCTTCGATCAGGTCAATTTGTTGCGTATGTTACGTGTGGTGCCAGTGACTGATTTCACAGGGAAGAAAGCTCCATTATGGAGCAATTGGTGTTGGTTTTTCGGTCTTTTGAGTGGTTTAGTGATGGACTTGCGTAAGATCCAGCTTTCCCAGACGAAAATTGTTGCGCTGGTCTCTGAGGAGGGCAAGGGTGAGAAGTTTGAACAAGATAAATTACTTGCCAAGTCCTATGAAGAAAGATCGACAGCTACTAGAAGATTGTTATGggattcaattgattctttcattgttttgaacaatttgaacttCCTACACAACCAGGAGGGCTACATTGCACTGGCAGGTGTAGCTACGTCGTTACTGGGATTACAGGACCTGTGGAAAGCAGCTTAG
- the RIB4 gene encoding lumazine synthase RIB4 (similar to Saccharomyces cerevisiae RIB4 (YOL143C); ancestral locus Anc_3.7): MAIGGLGQLDQEYDGSELKVLIIHARWNREIIDALVEGAVKRMTGLGVKKSNITIETVPGSFELPYACRVMGKSQLYDAIIPIGVLIKGSTMHFEYIADSTTKELMSLQEKINTPIIFGLLTCMTEEQALARAGIDEGHTMHNHGEDWGAAAVEMGIKYGRCPQHSR; the protein is encoded by the coding sequence ATGGCAATTGGTGGTTTGGGTCAATTGGATCAAGAATATGACGGATCCGAACTTAAAGTTCTGATTATCCATGCCCGTTGGAATCGTGAGATTATTGATGCTTTGGTCGAAGGTGCCGTCAAGAGAATGACCGGTCTAGGTGttaaaaaatcaaatatAACCATTGAGACCGTTCCTGGCTCCTTTGAATTGCCATATGCTTGCAGAGTCATGGGCAAATCTCAGTTGTATGATGCGATTATACCAATCGGCGTCCTGATCAAGGGCAGTACGATGCATTTCGAGTACATTGCTGATAGTACCACCAAAGAACTAATGTCATTGCAAGAAAAAATTAATACTCCTATCATTTTTGGTTTGCTTACATGTATGACTGAAGAGCAAGCACTAGCAAGGGCAGGCATTGACGAAGGTCATACTATGCATAATCATGGTGAGGACTGGGGTGCTGCTGCTGTCGAAATGGGAATTAAATATGGTCGTTGCCCTCAGCATTCTCGCTAA
- the NOP8 gene encoding Nop8p (similar to Saccharomyces cerevisiae NOP8 (YOL144W); ancestral locus Anc_3.6), giving the protein MSAVTRRLYVGNVFQDTDVCLEELYNRFAKFGRCLSEDFEKHGTFAYINMEFDDEAQFHRLRNSFNNVKFKGNELRVNVAKPDWKTAWEIKHKQDEEQRQTLNAVTEKRNWEHFKKIENIEMSWEDRKNVIPGRVRKSPRSKVQMRNITFRLNVNGSLKVYKCYKTKLWGYEREKDVKDLVSKFVNNKWRNGEDHIVDRLDYSRAKRSVGSMVEDDSPEQHEDAEVIDEKEEMNKVKNVLAGVLDEFEFDKPLQLSDDEGNEIPLYQKSKIQDVNADADEESMLPNNKEPDQANEDDEEQEEEDEAEDEDEDEPIPTFTNGPSAETPPNDGTVSNTGTLRSLFNPEGTEPTSSFKLIAESDEDIDHQMDEEVEQVTVTTQEIQQMERPVQNKEKHHLFFPHFDSPFMVGQTMLSKLKTSDVMEKLTDWEDRFWENRGDWTKELKRRRRDALRHLNKRKAGKGSGLLL; this is encoded by the coding sequence ATGAGTGCTGTTACCAGGCGATTGTACGTTGGAAACGTATTTCAAGATACGGATGTGTGTCTTGAGGAGTTATACAATCGTTTTGCGAAGTTTGGGCGATGCCTGAGTGAGGATTTCGAGAAACATGGTACTTTTGCATATATAAACATGGAattcgatgatgaagcaCAATTTCACAGATTGAGAAACAGTTTCAACAATGTTAAGTTTAAAGGGAACGAATTGAGGGTGAATGTTGCCAAACCTGACTGGAAGACAGCTTGGGAAATAAAACATAAGCAGGATGAAGAACAGCGCCAAACTTTGAATGCTGTGACtgaaaagagaaattgggagcacttcaagaagatcgaaAATATCGAGATGTCTTGGGAGGATAGGAAGAATGTGATCCCAGGTCGTGTAAGGAAATCACCAAGGTCCAAAGTACAGATGCGAAACATAACGTTCAGGCTTAACGTGAATGGATCACTTAAGGTTTACAAATGCTATAAGACGAAGCTCTGGGGTTATGAGAGAGAGAAGGATGTAAAGGACTTGGTGAGTAAATTTGTGAACAACAAATGGCGTAACGGCGAGGACCATATTGTCGATAGACTGGACTACAGCAGAGCAAAGAGGTCAGTTGGGTCAATGGTCGAGGATGATTCTCCTGAGCAACACGAAGATGCTGAGGTGATAGATGAGAAGGAGGAGATGAATAAAGTAAAGAATGTCTTGGCTGGCGTCCtggatgaatttgaattcGACAAGCCACTACAATTGAGCGATGATGAGGGCAATGAAATTCCATTATACCAGAAAAGCAAAATACAAGATGTTAATGCAGATGCCGATGAGGAGTCTATGCTGCCGAATAACAAGGAACCGGATCAAGCTaacgaagatgatgaggaacaagaggaagaagacgaagcCGAAGACGAAGACGAAGACGAACCTATCCCCACATTCACCAACGGCCCCAGCGCAGAAACACCTCCTAACGATGGCACTGTGAGTAACACTGGGACCTTGAGAAGTCTTTTTAACCCAGAAGGCACTGAACCTACGAGCTCTTTCAAGCTGATCGCCGAGTCGGATGAAGATATAGACCACCAGATGGACGAAGAAGTCGAACAAGTGACTGTGACAACACAAGAGATTCAACAGATGGAAAGACCTGTGCAAAATAAAGAGAAGCATCATCTATTCTTTCCTCATTTTGACTCGCCATTTATGGTGGGCCAGACAATGCTGAGTAAGTTAAAGACTAGTGATGTCATGGAGAAGCTAACCGACTGGGAGGACAGATTCTGGGAAAATAGAGGTGATTGGaccaaagaattgaagcgTAGGCGCAGGGATGCTCTACGGCATTTGAATAAGCGGAAAGCCGGCAAAGGCAGTGGATTATTACTATAG